In Bactrocera oleae isolate idBacOlea1 chromosome 3, idBacOlea1, whole genome shotgun sequence, a genomic segment contains:
- the LOC106622023 gene encoding FAST kinase domain-containing protein 1, mitochondrial isoform X4 codes for MSGLSIVQACLALCYYKSMPEDLIEKVFCVKFIQRIEEEIHMCYSKATYPERVLNLIMQLNRTVCLDYPEANVPWFQQNYLEAQLSKKHKTRSKFGDDVKNLLSAVLSDDNFFSCNHITPYGYQIDFVIHFDKNREPIPAPAETTILDRITKFAILLLRLDSFCENDLTALRGPEHLKTKHLEMMGYKVIHINEHDWNTRYMNSPEIKTKYLKYLLQI; via the exons ATGAGTGGCTTGTCGATTGTGCAAGCATGTCTGGCGCTGTGCTACTATAAATCGATGCCTGAAGATCTTATTGAAAAAGtgttttgtgttaaatttaTTCAACGAATAGAAGAGGAGATTCACATGTGTTACTCCAAG gCGACTTATCCTGAACGGGTACTTAACTTAATAATGCAGTTAAATCGCACAGTGTGTCTGGATTACCCGGAGGCGAATGTACCATGGTTTCAACAAAATTACTTGGAAGCTCAACTCAGTAAAA aacaTAAAACTCGAAGCAAATTTGGCGATGATGTCAAAAATCTCCTGAGTGCAGTTTTAAGCGACGATAATTTCTTCAGCTGTAATCACATTACACCTTATGGATATCAa ATTGATTTTGTAATACATTTCGATAAAAATCGTGAGCCTATTCCTGCTCCAGCAGAAACAACAATCTTAGATCGCATAACGAa atttgcAATACTGTTGCTGCGGTTAGACTCATTTTGTGAAAATGATCTGACAGCATTGCGTGGACCTGAACACcttaaaacaaaacatttagAAATGATGGGCTACAAAGTGATTCATATTAACGAGCATGATTGGAACACAAGATACATGAATTCTCctgaaatcaaaacaaaatatcttaaatatcTCCTGCagatataa